cctaaaatgaatggttcattgaaatctcgatcgtagtgatacacatgttcatgccaaaagatagtaatgataataccaaattttgtgatgcatataAGGCAGGTCCTGACATTTGGCAAGTTAATAGTAAGGAAAATCAGTACTGTGTGAACCTAGCTACTCAATCATGTGACTGCAGGAGGTGGGACATGACAGGTGTGACATGCAGTCATGCAATAGCAGCAATGAGCAAGATTCACATGCACCCAGAGGACTATGTGCATGATTTTTTCAAAAAAGCACTATATATTGAAGCATACAAAGACATAGTGTACCCTGTCCCTGGTCCTGAATTCTGGCCTGACACCCATACTCCTGATATTGAGCCCCCAGTGTTCAAAGAAAAAGCAGGCAAAAAACAGACAGCTAGGAGAAAGGGGCAGTTTGAGGTGCCTGCTCCAAAGGACACAAGCAGGATGGGAACAATTACATGCAGCAATTGTGGTCTACAAGGCCACATATATACTAATTGTGGGAAAGCTCTAAAACCTAGTCTTGAGATGAGAAAGAACTTACACCAGGTCATTCAAAAATGATGCATTCTTTGTTTACTTTTTTTAGTTCTGGTATATTTAATAACTGATTTAATTTTGTCATGCAGGAGAATAGAGAAATTTTTAGTTCTAGTGCTACACATCCACCTCCACAACCACCACCTCAACACCAAACTACACAGATGCCAGCATCATCAGCTCCACCTCCTAAAGCAAATAAGAGAGGTTCAACATCAACAGTTTCAGCAGGAGCAGCCAGGTCTTCACCAGCACCTGCAACAGGATCTGCATCAACAAGAGCTGCAAGAACAAGAGGACCAGCATCTACAAGAACATTCAATGCACCAAGAACATCCACAGGAGAACCAGGGATATTGGCAGGCAAGAGGAAGAGGAAACCTCCTAGCAAGTTTGCATCCTATTTCAATGCTAGTGGAAACTATTGAGTGTATGCTACTTATTTGTGTTCTGCTACTAAGTTTGTGTTCTGCTACTAAATGTGTGTTGTGCTACTAATTTCTGGACAATGTGACATGTGAACTTATTTGTGCCCAATACAAATGGGCTAAGTGCTACTGAGttgttttgatttgtttttttgttttactttgccatttCTACAGTACAGAACTTATTGCCAAATTCATTGTACGAAAAAAAATCTACACAAAAAAAGTCTGGCCTGGGGCTCGAACCCAGGACCAGTTGGTTGTAACTATGCGTTCAATACCAATGGGCTAGTGCTGGTGATTTGTTTGACTAGTATCGGCCAAACTTATTATATGTTGTTAGCCACATCCTCTTTTCAGCGTGCGTAGCAGCCGGCAGCGTGGTGAGCGTGCTTGATTAAAACCAGTCGTTTCGGATTCTACTACTTTATTACGTGTCCACCCACCACGCCCTCTGCTCACTCGCCCACTCGTCGCTCGCACCGCCCACTCCACTTCCCCCTCTCTCCTGTCGAAATCACCGCCGACAaccaccgccaccgccgtcgccatgGAATGGCAGATCGCCATCGAAGCTCTCGCCGGCAACAACAAGGAGATCCGGGCGCAGTACAGGGAGATCGCGCGCTGGTTCCCCAGTATGGCGATGCTCAGGAACCACGCCCGTGGCCTCGTGAAGGTGATGACGGCTGCTGAAAAGCAGCGCGCCATCCACTCTGCCGGCCGCACCATCCCGGCGCCGACCATTCTGCTCTGGGCGATGCGCGAGGTGCAGCGCTCCCCCGACCCCAGGCAGCGCGCCAGATGGTGGATGTACCGCTCATCCACCACGCCACCGGCCGCCGCGGACGATGTCACTGAAGCCGTCCTCGCTGTCCCAGCCCCAATCAACAACGCCCTCTGGCGCAATCCATGGGTCCTTGGGCCCTCTGACGACTCTGAGGGCGAGTCTTCTGACGACGAGTCCAGTGACGACGAGTCCAGTGACGAGCCCTCTGACGACTCTGACAACGAGGTGGATGAGGTAGTCGTCCTCTCCGACGACGAGCCTGAACTGCAGATGCTGGCTCCCGTCCTCGACGCCGTGGAGGGGGATAGGAACCGCCCAATCCACGTGGATGCGCTGCCAGAGGTGGACGATCTCCCAGACGGCGTCGTCGTGAAGCAAGAACAAGATGGCGGTGAGGATGATGTGCTGGAGCCGGCGCCGggcaagaagaagagggcggccgtgACTGCGGTGCGCCGCTCGCACCGCCTGAAGATgctgaagaaggaggagtgaactGCTGCACTAATATTCAGTTTCGTCAGTCCTGAACTTTCTTAAGTGCAGTAAGTTCCTAGGTTCAGTTTCGTCAGGCACTATCTACTAGTAGTTCATCTTTATGTCAGGCACTATCTAATAGTAGTTGCTATCTATGTCAGACTATGAATGGCAGTACTATCTATCTATGTCAGACTATCTATGTTAAGTTATTTGTCAGACTATCTAAGCCAATTGCTATATATGTTACTTGCTACTTCCAACTATGTCACTACTGTCAGTTATCACACATGATATAAGCAGAGTAAAACAACCTCATCATAGATAAAACATTCTTACTTACTTAACTTAGCATGAGTACTTAGCATAGTAGGTCTTAACATAATAGTCATTACATCATAGATAAAACCAAGTAGTTCTTAAACCATAGCAATACCTCCCTCCCTCATACCATTCTGAAAGCACAtgaaactttcccaaaatatacACCTAACATGCATGACATTCCAAGGCCGGCTATATATATAGGCCTACTAATTACTTAACCCACAAACCAACCACTTCACTCATTCATAATTGCCTTGATCCTCTCCAGCTTAGCTTTGCTGTCATGCCCAGCATTGAGCAGATCAGCAATAAGATACTCtaacttcttcttctcttccttaaGTAggtccctgtccccctccacttccTTCATGGCCTTCCTCATGTTCTGAATGATCTCTACTTGGCTTTGAAGAATGCACCTTTGCTCCTTGGCAAGCTTCAGCTTTTCCATACTTAACTCAATCTTTGCCTGATCCTCAAGTTGTTtcttcttctcagctagttcattgATTGCCTGACTGGTATAgtccatgtcatgagacatctTGCCATCTTGATAGTCAAATAGGTTGGATACATCTTCCACCAACTGGCTGTAGTTGTTTGACAGGAAATCAATTTCCTTCTGTAGCTTGGCCACCTCTTTCTCATG
The Triticum dicoccoides isolate Atlit2015 ecotype Zavitan chromosome 3A, WEW_v2.0, whole genome shotgun sequence genome window above contains:
- the LOC119272896 gene encoding uncharacterized protein LOC119272896: MSKIHMHPEDYVHDFFKKALYIEAYKDIVYPVPGPEFWPDTHTPDIEPPVFKEKAGKKQTARRKGQFEVPAPKDTSRMGTITCSNCGLQGHIYTNCGKALKPSLEMRKNLHQENREIFSSSATHPPPQPPPQHQTTQMPASSAPPPKANKRGSTSTVSAGAARSSPAPATGSASTRAARTRGPASTRTFNAPRTSTGEPGILAGKRKRKPPSKFASYFNASGNY